A window of Pan paniscus chromosome 10, NHGRI_mPanPan1-v2.0_pri, whole genome shotgun sequence contains these coding sequences:
- the SMCO3 gene encoding single-pass membrane and coiled-coil domain-containing protein 3, translated as MAQSDFLYPENPKRREEVNRLHQQLLDCLSDSFDVTNKLTEVLNMHLGCRLASIEMKRDGTIKENCDLIIQAIMKIQKELQKVDEALKDKLEPTLYRKLQDIKEKETDKIAIVQKVISVILGEATSAASAVAVKLVGSNVTTGIINKLVTVLAQIGASLLGSIGVAVLGLGIDMIVRAILGAVEKTQLQAAIKSYEKHLVEFKSASEKYNHAITEVINTVKHQMK; from the coding sequence ATGGCCCAAAGTGACTTCCTTTACCCAGAGAACCCAAAAAGGCGGGAAGAAGTAAATCGTCTTCACCAGCAGCTCCTTGATTGCTTATCTGACAGCTTCGATGTCACCAATAAGCTGACTGAGGTTCTAAATATGCACTTGGGGTGCAGGCTGGCCTCCATTGAGATGAAAAGAGATGGGACCATCAAAGAAAACTGTGACCTCATCATCCAAGCCATTATGAAAATCCAAAAGGAACTGCAGAAGGTTGATGAAGCACTAAAAGATAAGCTAGAGCCAACCCTCTATAGAAAACTTCAGGATAttaaggaaaaggaaacagaCAAAATTGCAATAGTGCAAAAGGTTATTTCGGTCATCCTGGGAGAAGCTACATCTGCAGCCAGTGCAGTTGCTGTTAAACTTGTGGGCTCAAATGTCACAACTGGCATAATTAACAAGTTGGTCACTGTGTTAGCTCAAATTGGTGCTTCTCTCCTTGGTAGTATTGGAGTTGCTGTTCTTGGCCTTGGCATAGATATGATTGTCCGTGCCATCCTGGGAGCAGTGGAAAAAACACAGCTTCAAGCAGCCATCAAAAGTTATGAGAAGCATCTGGTGGAGTTCAAATCAGCCTCAGAAAAATATAATCATGCCATTACTGAGGTCATCAATACAGTGAAACACCAAATGAAATGA